GTAGATCTGCGTAAGCGTCCCCACTTCCTATTCTACTCGTTCCTTTCTCCACAACCACATGAAAAAGCACCTTCTCTCTGTTGTAGCCCTGATTGCTTTGCTGACGGCCTGCGACAACCTGAAAAACCCCGAAACCAAAGACCAGCCTCAAGAAGCTACCCAAGACACGGCCGTTGTGTACCGCGACGGTCAAACCGCCGGTGATGCCGTAGAAGGTGCTGCCGCCGGCGCTACCGATGCCGTGGGCAGCGGCTGGGATATGGCCAAAGCCAAGCTGGCCGACGTGAAATATCCCGAAGTAAACCTACCCGACGTAACGGTACGCGGCAACGACGAGTACAGCGTTTACGGCGTAGAAGAAACCGTGCTCTTCGATACGGACAAAGCTGAAATCAAGGCTGGGGCCAGCAAGGCTCTGGAGCAAATTTCGGCCTCCATTGGGCAGCGCTACGCCACTGGCCCCGTCTACATCATGGGCTTCGCCGACTCGCGCGGCGACAAAAATTACAACCGGGAGCTGAGCGAGAAGCGCGCCAACGCCGTGAAAACCTGGCTGAACCAGAACGGTAAAATTGACGCTTCCCGCGTGAGCATCGAGCCTATGGGCGAGAGCCAGCCGGTAGCTTCCAACGCCACGGCTGAAGGACGCCAGCAAAATCGCCGCGTCGAAATTGCCGTCCGCACAAAATAACTTTTAATGCGCTGAATGTGGGAAACGTGCTGATGTGCTACTAAGTAAATCAGCTTTCAGCCACGTTTTCAATACGAGCAAACAAATAAAAAGAGGCTGCTTCCTGACGGAAGCAGCCTCTTTTTGCTGGCTGGGGAGTGAAGGCCTAGACGATGATTAGCGCATCAGCACATTTCCCACATTCAGCGCATTAAAAGTTAGTCTTTGATCATGTCGACCTCAGCCTTGATCATGGCGTTGTAGCGCATGCCATTATTGGCCAGGGTAATCAGGCTCCAGCCTTTGCCGATGGAGTAGGTCCAGGTGCGGCTTTCCTTGAATTCGAAGGTAGGACGCATGATCTGGCCGTAAGGCGTGTAGGAGTCCATGAAGTTGGTGGTGTAGAACTTGTCACCGCTCACAATCCACTCCATGGCTACGAAGAAGCCTTCCTCAGGGGCCGGAATGTTGTACGAGTTCAGGTCGATGGTATACCACTCGCCGCCTTTAGGAGCCGAAACCACGACGTTGTCGGTCAGGATGTCGGTGTTGGGCGAGTTGTAGTTGCCGTCGGCCTTGTAAAGGCGCACGCGGAACGGTTCGCGGGGGAAGCCGTTTTCGCCGATGTAAAACGAAACCGAGCGCACGTTGCCGAGCTTTTTACCCTTTTCGTTTTTCACGAAGAAGGCGTACTGCTGGCCGGGCAAGCCCTGAATCATTCCCTCGCCGGGCGTGCTACCCTTCGAGCCCAGAGACAGGTCTTTCACCTTGCCGCCCTTTACGGTAACTCCCTGGATTTCGATTACGCGCTTGGGAACCTCGATGATAAGATCCTGTAGGCTAGCGCCTTTCTTCACCAGGATGGCTTTGCGGAAGTAACCCAGCGCCAGCACGACCAGGGAGTCCTGGGCGTTCTTCTCCGGCATGGCCATCTGGAAGAAGCCATACTCGTTGGTTAAAGCGCCGCTTTGTTCCTCCTTAAGCCCAATAGAGGCAAAAGGAATCGGCTCTTTAGTCTTTTGGTCTACAATGCGCCCCGAGATTTTGTTGTCTTGGGCGAAGCCTAGTGCTGGAAACAGCAGAACGAAGGCGAAAAGAGTAAGTAAGCGTTGGAGCATAGGTAGGCAGATTCTTAATTATATGTCAAAACTACAATGAAAAGGGCGAAGAAACGCAATACCTCCCTGAATATTTATAAATATGCAATTGCATTTCGGAATAATTCTAAATCAGAGACTTAAGGCTTTTATCGGAACTCGACTATACCGATTTCTGAGTTTTGGCTGAAACCTAAATGGGTAGTACCTTTGTTTGAACAGAATCTAAATAACACCCACCGCCCGTGTCCAGCCGTTCCGCCCAAGCCAAGACCCCTACGCCCCGCAGCGTAAAAGACCTGCGTCTGGGCGAAAGCGGCACGATCTGCTGCCTCGAGGACCCCGAAATGGCCCTCAAGCTGCTGGAAATGGGCTGTATTCCCGGCACCCAGGTTCGACTGAACAGCCGGGCTCCGTTGGGCTGCCCCATCACGCTGGTCGTGGGCGACGAGGACTATACGCTCTCGTTGCGGGTCAGTGAGGCGGCCACGATTCTCCTGAAAGACTAGCCGCTGCCGTATGGCCCGCGCCACTCTCATATCCGACCCCACCGGGGCCGCCGCCTCGGCGCTGACGCTGGAAGCCCTGCGCGACGTACCACCGCGCAGTCACCGCGAGCTGACGCGCATTGCCCTGATTGGTAATCCCAACTCGGGCAAGTCGTCGTTATTTAACCAGCTCACGGGCCTCAACCAGAAAGTCGGCAACTTCCCTGGCGTGACGGTAGACCGCAAGACCGGTATCAGTCAGCTCACGCCCCAGCACCGGGCCGAAATCATTGACCTGCCCGGTACCTACTCGCTGTACCCAAAGAGCCTCGATGAAAAGGTAATCACCGACCTGCTCTACGATAAGGGGTCGGACCAGTACCCGGACTTCGTGGTCATTACCGTTGATGCCTCCAATCTGCGGCGCAACCTGCTGCTGTTCACCCAGCTCGCCGACCTGGGCTTGCCCGCGGTGCTGGCTTTGAACATGATGGACGTAGCCGAGCAGCACGGCGTCCAGATTGATATTATGGCCCTGCAGCAGGAGCTGGGCGTGCCCATCATCCCGATGAATGCCCGCAAGGGCGTGGGCATAGCGGCCCTCAAGATTGTGATGTCGCGGCAGTTGGGTGCCCCCACGGTGAGTTTTTTCGAGCCCAGTGAGGATTTGCTGCCCATGATCCGGCAGATTCGCTACTACTTCAACCTGCACAACGATTACCTGGCCCTGCATTATGCCCACCAGTTTCGGCAGATCAGCTTTCTGACGGCCGATGAGAAGGCCTACATTGCCGAGCTGGTCGAGAAATACGATTTCAAGCCCACGCCCCGGCAGGCCCAGGAAACCATTGACCGGTACGCCCGCATCAATGACATTCTGCTGAACACCGTGACGGTGGTGCGGACCGAGAAAAACGAGCCTTACAGCAACAAGCTCGACAAAATCCTGACCCACAAAGTCTGGGGTTACCTGATTTTCTTCGGCATTCTGTTTTTGATGTTCCAGGCCGTCTTTGCCTGGGCCAGCTACCCGATGGAGCTCATCGACGAGGGCGTGACGTGGATAAACCAGCTGGTACAAACCAATTTCGACGGGCCGCTGGTAAACCTGCTCACCGAAGGCGTACTGGCTGGCCTAGGCGGCGTGCTCATCTTCATTCCGCAGATTGCCCTGCTCTTCGCCTTTATTGCGGTGCTGGAGGAAACCGGCTACATGGCCCGAGTAACCTTCATGATGGACCGGATCATGCGCAAGTTTGGTCTGAACGGTAAAAGCATTGTGCCCCTGATTTCGGGAGTGGCCTGCGCCGTACCAGCCATTATGAGTGCCCGTACCATCGAAAACTGGAAGGACCGGATTATTACCATCTTCGTGACGCCGCTGATGAGCTGCTCAGCCCGGATTCCGGTGTATACTGTGCTGATTGCGTTGGTGGTACCTCCCCAGAAAGTGCTGGGCATCTTCAATCTGCAGGGCATTGCCCTGATGGGGTTATACCTGCTGGGCTTCTTCGCGGCTATTTTCTCGGCCTGGCTGTTAAAGCTGATTCTGCGCACCCAGAACAAGAGCTACTTCATTATGGAGTTTCCGGTGTACCGCTGGCCGCGCTGGAAAAACGTGGGTATTACCATCGTGGAGAAGGTCAAGACCTTCGTATTCCAGGCCGGTAAGGTTATCGTGGCCATTTCCGTGATTCTGTGGGTGCTGGCTTCGTATGGGCCGGGCAATGCCCTAGAGCAGGCCGAAACCCGGGTACGGGCCACAGCCGCTCAGCAGCGGCTCTCGGCCGAGGAAACCGATATCCGCATTGCCTCCGAAAAGCTGGAAAATTCTTACGCCGGTTTGTTTGGCCGCACCCTGGAGCCGGCCATCCGCCCCCTGGGCTTCGACTGGAAAATCGGTATTGCCCTGATTACCTCGTTTGCGGCCCGGGAAGTATTCGTGGGCACTATCTCCACTATTTACAGCGTGGGTCAGGACGCCGACATGCGCACGGTGCAGCAAAAGCTGGCCGCCGAGAAAGACGACAACGGTCAGCCCTTCTTTACCCCGGCCCGGGCGTTTTCGTTGCTCGTTTTCTATGTGTTTGCTATGCAGTGCATGAGTACCCTGGCCGTCGTGTACCGCGAAACGAAAGGCTGGAAATGGCCCCTGATGCAACTGCTCTACATGACGGGCCTGGCCTACGTGTCGTCGTTGCTGGTATACCAACTGTTTAAATAACTGTCCTTGCGAGGACGTAGCCGCAGCCATCCGTCGGCTGTTGATGACCAAACTGCTGTTACAGCGAAAAGCCCTAACGCCTGAACTGGCGTTAGGGCTTTTCGCTGTAACAGCAGTTTGCTGAAGTCGTTGCGCTTTTGTCCAAGCGTTGAGTAAGCGCCTACTTCTTCGAATTCGTTTCCAGAAATGCCAGCAGCCCATCCAGGGCGCAGGGGGAAAAATACTTCTTTTTCGTCGCCGGGTCCATGGTGCTATTGGATACAATGCCCACTACCAGGCCTTGCTCATCTACTACCGGCGCGCCACTTAGGCCGCCGAACTGCTCGGGCACGATGAGGTCTTTTAAGAGCAGCCGATGGTCGATGGTCTTGTAGTACTCAAACTCGTAGACCCGTTGGGGTCCGGCCTCCATTTTGCGCGTCCAGCCCACCACGTACAGCTTTTCGCCGGGAGTAAGCGGGGTAGAGCGGGCTTCCAGGGGCTTGACGGCAGTGTGGTTGGCGCTAAGCGAAAACACCAGCCAGTCATCGTCGTAGGTGGCTTTGTCTTCCAGAAGCTCTGCTTTGTTCTCATTTAGTAGAGCCTTCGTCACGACCTTATTGCCCTTATTCGACAAGGAAAAGAGGGACCAAGCCTTGATGCTATTACCAAAGGAAACAGTGTTCATTTCCTTGGTCTTGATGACTTTCAGCAAGTGCTTGGCCGTAACGGCCACCGTATCGTTGTGGTGCTTGAGCAGAAAGCCGCAGCTAAAACGGGCCTGATCAAATTGCGGATCGGTGAAATCAATCTGGTTGGTTAGGGCTATGTCGGGGAAGGTCTTCTGCGAAACCGTCTCCTGACCCGAGCACTCAACCGTCAGTAGTAGGAGGGGGAGCAGCCAGGAAAACTTCATGGTGTCGGCCTTGTAGTGCGCAACATCGTCGTTGGCATAGAGCTAAACTACGCCAATCCTAGCCGCATATCCAATGGTGGCCAATTGTCTGGGTAAGAGGTCGGTCCTGCCCATGAAGGCTACCTTCCAATCAGGAAAACGGCGGGCTGCTTATGAATCTGGGGGAGCTTGCCTTTCCAGTTGGCTACCGTGTCGGTGCGCACCAGTTCGTCGGGGGCGGTGAGGTTGGCAGCAATGCAAAGACGGGTGGAAGGCTGGAGCTGGGTGAGCAGGTCTTCCAGCATTTGCATGTTGCGGTAGGGCGTTTCGATAAAGAGCTGGGTCTGGTGCTGACTCAAGGCCTGCTTTTCCAGAGCTTTGATGGCCGCAATGCGCTGGGCCCGCTCGATGGGCAAATAGCCATGGAAGGCAAAGCTCTGTCCGTTCATTCCAGAGCCCATCAAGGCCAGCAACAACGACGAAGGCCCCACCAATGGCACCACCCGAATACCGAGCTTATGAGCCAGACGGGCCACTTCGGCGCCGGGGTCGGCCACGCCGGGGCAGCCGGCTTCCGAAAGCACGCCGGCATCCTGCCCGGCCACCACGGCCTTCAGCGCCTCCTGAATCTGAGCTTCGGTCGAGTCCTTGTCGATAACCGAAATGCGTAGGCTCTCAATAACCTGGGCCGGAGCCACGCTCTTAATAAAGCGCCGGGCCGTACGGGCATTTTCGACCAGGAAATACGACAGAGCAGCTACCTGCGTCGCCACCTGTGCGGGCAGTACCTGGGCCGCCGTATCGTCGGCCAGCACGGTGGGAATAAGGTAGAGGGTACCTTTCATTCTTAGTTATTGGTTGTTAGTTGTCAGTTGTTAGGAGCAGAGGTCAGCACGAACTAACACCTGACAACTAACAACCAGCAACTAGCTTTTAGCAAAGGCCTCGACCAGGGCGTAGATTTCGTCGGGCTTTTCGGCGTGTAGCCAGTGGCCGGCATCGACGATGGTTTCAACCTGGCTGTTGGGAAACAGGGCCGGAATGGCGTAGAGCTTGTCTTCGGTGCTTACGTAGTCCGACTTGCCGCCGCGCACGAAAAGGGCTGGCTTCAGGAAAGGCGTCGGGCTGCTGATTTCGGCGCCGATGGCCGGCATATGCTCCGTCAGGGCAGCCAGGTTGGGGCGCCAGGCAAAGGAGTTGTCGTCGCGGCGGTACAGGTTTTTGAGCAGAAACTGCCGCACGCCCAGCTGCGGGATGTGCTGAGCTAAGGCCTCATCAGCCTGCTGCCTTGACTCAATCGTCGTCAGATCCACGGCGTGCAGACCAGCCAGGATATCGTCCTGGTGGCGCATGTCCGACAGACGCGGGGCAATGTCAAGCACAATGAGCTTGTCGAGGCGGGTGGGGTGGTCCAGGGCAAAGCGCATGGCCACCTTGCCGCCCATGCTGTGGCCCATCAGGGTCACGTGCTCTAGCTGGAGCTGGTCGAACAATTCCAGCACGTCCTGGCTCATCAGCTCGTAGCTGTGCTCGGCCGTCTGGGGGGAGCGGCCGTGGTTGCGCAGGTCGACGACGATAACGCGGTGGGTTTCGGCCCAGCGCTTGGCCAGGGTCTGCCAGTTGTCGGAAGTGCCGAAGAGGCCGTGCAGGATAACGAGCGGATTGCCCGCGCCCATTTCGCGGAAGTGTAGTTGCATAGTGGGGCAAAGGTCGGAAGAAGCCGGCAAATGAAACGGGCCGGCCACTCGAAAGCAGCCGGCCCGGTCAAATAAGGCAGTACAGGTTAGTGCCGAACTACCTTCAGTACTTGCTGCTGCGAGCCTTGGCGCACGGTGAGCGTGTACACGCCGGCTGGCCACCGGGCCGCCGCTGGCAGGGGCAGAGTCGTTTGCCCGGCCAGTAGGGATACCTGCTCACGCAGCCACTGCCGACCCGTAGCATCGTGGGCTATAATCTCTACCAAACCTGGCTGGGAATCGAGCAGCTGCACCGTGAGCTGGTGAGCAAAAGGGTTGGGGAAGGCCTGGGCCAGGCTCCGGGTTTGGCTCGCCGAACGGCTGCCCGTAATCGTCAGGTTCAGTCGGGCCAGGTATCCTACTGAATGCACGGCCGACGGGCTGGTCAGGGAAAGGGTGCCGAAGGTGGCCTGTTTTGCCCCGTAAATGCCCGCAAACTTGCCACCCAGGTACAGGTTGCCCGCATTATCGAGGGCCAGGCTGTGACCCACAGCTACGCCAGCCACGCCCTGGGCCCATTGCCACTGGCCCGTCGGTGTGAGCTTGGCCACGAAGGTGTCGTAGTAGCTGCGCTTGCTGTAGGGTAAGGTGGTGGAACCAAAAATAGCGCCGGCACTCCGGTAGATTCCGGTTACGTAGGCGCCACCGCTGGCATCGGCGGCAATAGCCCTGCCTTCGTTGGAGCCGCGCAGCCCCCGAGCGTGGCCCACTGCCACTGGCCGGTGGGGTTTACTTTGGCCACGTACACGTCGGCGCTGTCGGTGCTGGAAAGAATGATGTTGTCGAAGGCGGCCCCACCGCTGACGAAGCCCGTCACGTAGGCGTTGCCGCTGGCATCGGTAGCAATGCCGGCGGCCCCGTAATAGCCACTGCCCCGGGCACCCGTTGCCCATTGCCACTGGCCGGCTGCGTTAAGTTTGGCCACGTAGGCCGACGAGTAGCCCGGGCTGTTCAGCGTACTAGGGCCGAAGGTGGCCGCCGTTTGGTAGGAGCCGGCTATGTACACGTTGCCGGATGCATCCAGGGCCAGGCTGCTACCACGGTCATCGGTAGCGCCGCCGCCGCTGCTGGCCCACTGCCACTGCCCGTCGGCGTCGAGCCGGGCCACAAAAACTTCCTGGTTGCGGTTAGCTGAGGAGCTGGTTACCGAGAGGCTGCCAAACTGGGCCGTCGTGCTATAGAAGTGCCCGCTTACATACACCCGGCCACTACCATCCGTTGCCAGGCTACTGCCGGAGTCGTCGTCGGTGCCCCCGCCCCGCACGGCCCACTGCCACTGTCCGCTGGCATCGAGTTTAGCCACAAAGGCGTCGTAGCCATAGTAGCCGCCAGTAAGGCTGCTCAACACCGATGAGCCGAACGTAGCGCTGTTGCCCCGGAAGCTGCCGGTCAGGTACACGTTGCCGCTACCGTCGACGGCCAGGGCATTCCTGTCGAAATAGTCTCCTTTGCCGTAGCGGGCCGAGCCGGTGGTTTGCTTTACCCAGAGCCACTGGCCAGCGGCGCTGCGCTTGGCCACAAACAGGCTGTTGCCTGCCTGACTGCTCAGCGTGGTGGGGCCAAAAAGCAGGGTGCCGGTAAAAATGCCGGTTACGTACACGTTGCCAGCCGCATCGGTGGCCGTGGCGTGCACCGATGATTCGCCGCCGCCGTTGCTTTGCACGGCCCACTGCCACTGCCCGCTACCGTTCAGGCGAGCCACGAACAAGTCGGTGGTTCCGCTGCTGGTCAGGGTAGTGGTGCCAAAGGTGGTGCTGCCATAGATATAATGCCCCGTCACAAACACGTTGCCGGCCGCGTCCAGGGTCAAGCCGTTGCTACTGACGTTTTCCGTGCCGCTGTTTTGGGCGGCCCATTGCCACTGTCCGCTGCTGTTCATCTTGGCCACAAATGTACCCGCCTGCTGGCCGGGCTTGTCGAGCGAAAGGCTACCCAACGTCAGGCGGGGGCTGGTGAAGTTGCCGGTCAGGTAGGTGTTACCCGCGGCATCCACGAGTAGGGCGCTGGGGTGGTCCTGGGCTGTTCCGCCCGCTAGTGTGACCCACTGCCACTGCCCGGTAGGATTGAGCTTGGCCACGAACACCCGGCTCTCATACGGAACATTTACGCTGATGCTGCCGAAGCTAACTAGGCCGTATTCCGTCAGGCCAGCCACGTACACGTTGCCACCCGCATCAAGCCCCAGGCCCACCGTATAGTCACTGTTGTAGCCCCCGGCCTTGGTTACCCACTGCCACTGCCCGGCCGCGCTGAGCTTCGCCACAAACAGGTCGGGCAAGCCACTGCCGGCCACGGCGCTGCTGTTGGTCAAAGAGAAGCTTCCGAACGTGGCCGTGACGCCCCGGAAAGACCCCGTGACGTACACGTTGCCGCTGGCATCAGTTTGCAGGCCGTTGGTGGTGTTTTGCTTTTCGCTGCCTCCTTTCACGGCCCATTGCCACTGGCCGGCCGCACTGATTTTAGCCACGAAAACTTCGTTGCTGGTGGAGGTGAGCGTGGTGCTGCCAAAGGTGGCGCTAGTGCCGAAGTTGCCGGTCAGGTACACGTTGCCGCTGGCGTCGAGGGCAATGCGGCTGGCGTCTTTGCTGCCAGGGCCACTGGCCTGGTAGGCCCACAGCCACTGCCCGCCGCTGCTCAGCTTTGCCACGTACAGGTCGGAGCCGTAGGGGTTAGAGCAGGTGTTGGTGAGCGTGGTAGCGCCCAGCGTGAGGGTGCGCCCGCCAAAGGCGCCGGCTACGTACAGGTCACCGGCGGCATCCACGGCCAGGTCGGCGCCGCCCGGGCCGCTGATAATCCACTGGCAGGTGCCGGTGCCGGCCTGCAGCTTGGCAATAAAGGAGCTGTACTCATCACTGCGCAGAGTGCGGCCCCCAAGCTGATAGCGCCCTGGAAGGAGCCCGTAACGTAGAGGCCACCGGTTCCGTCGGCAATGGTATGGACACCGGTGGCCTGCCCGTTCAGCTCAGACGTGCCAATGGCCTGGGCCATATTCCAGCTCTGGGCCCGGCCGTCATAGCCGGTCAGAAGCAGCAGGAAGGTAAGCCAGGCGCCGAGCAGGTGCGGCCAAGTGCGTAACGGTTGGAGCATATAAACAAAGAATAATGAGAGGCTACTTACTGCAGTAGTCTGGCCGGTAGGAGAAAATGTGAATAAAGGTACGGCCCCGGCTTACCTTTTAAAACCATCCTGGGCGGGGCTGCTAACCCCGGGCCGCTGGCAGCCCGACCAACACGCTGGTTCCGCCGTCGGGTGTGCTACGGATATCGAGCGTACCGCCGTGGCGTTGTACGAAGGCCTTGCACAGCAGCAGTCCCAGCCCCGTGCCCGTGCGGGACCCGAGCAGGGTGGTCGAGGCCTGAATCGGACCGGAACTGAGCAGTTCGGTTACCAAGTTGGCCGGCATGCCGCGGCCCGAGTCTGTCACGGTCAGCAGCACATTGGCTCCGGCCTTGGCTGCTGCAAACTGCACGGTGCCGCCGGGCGGCGTAAACTTCAGCGCGTTGCCCACCAGGTTGCGCAGAATGGTCCGGGTCATGTTGTGGTCGGCCCAGAGCGTGAGGCCGGCCGGATGCACGGCCTCCAGGGAAATCTGCTTGGCCTCGGCCGTGGTTTGGTAGAGCTGCTGATTCTCGGCGAACAACTCGGCCACATCCAGCTGCTCGGGACGGTAGGCCAGCTCTCCGGTCTGGCTCACGGCCCAATTCAGCAGGTTGTCGAGCAGGTTGTTCAGGCTCTGGGCCGACTGCCGCACCAGGGCTGGCAGCCGCTGCAGCCCTTCTTCGTCTTTGCGTTTGAGGTAAAAGCCAATCAGCTCGGTCACGCCCACAAACGACGTGACCGGACCGCGCAGGTCGTGGGCCACAATGGCGTAGAGCCGGTCTTTGGAGGCGGCCATCTGCCGCAGTTCGGCGGTAGTTTCCTGCAGCACCACGTTGTTGGCGGCCAGGGCAGCCCGGCTGCGACGCAACTGCCAGTAGAGCAGGCCCGCACCCAGCAACCCCAGCACCAGAGCGGTAATAACTCCCCACAGTTCCCGGTTGCGCAGCTGCTGGAGCTCGGCCTGCTGGGTTAGCAACTGGATCTGCTTTTCCCGGTCTTCGCTGTCGTAGCGGCTTTGCAGGGCAGTGAGCGTGGCCAGGCGGCGGCCGTTGTTGAGCGAGTCGTTCAGGGCGGCGTAGTGCTGCTGCCACTGGTAGGCCTGTTGGTACTGCCGCTGCCGGGCCGTCACCTCGGCCAGCATATTGTAGGCATCCAGAACCCGTTCTTTGCTTTGCCCCAGGCGGGCCTGCCGGAGCGAGAGCCGGGCCAGGGCCGCCGCTTCCGGCGTGCGTCCGGTTTCGAGCAGCACCATGCTGAGCAAGGCCAAGTCGCCGGCCTCGTAGCGGGGCTGGTGGGCCTGCTGGGTCAGGGCCAGAGACTGGCGGATCAGTTTTTCAGCCAGCGCGTAACGCTGCCCATAGAAGTGGTAAGTGCCCAAGTTAGCCAGGTAGATAGACTCGTTCATCCGGTTGCCGGTGCGCCGGGCCAGTTCCAGGGCCATATCGGTGTAGCGCAAAGCGCGGGCATCCTGGCCCAGATGGAAAAACAGGCTCGACAGGTTACCGTACAGGGTCAGGAGCGTGGCGGGCTGCACGCCCTTGTGGCCGGCCAGGCGCAGGGCGTGGCGGTAGTGCTGCCAGGCACTGGCCGTGTCGCTGCGCTCATGGTGCACGGCGGCCATGGTCGTATGGCTGCGCACCAGGCCGTCAGCATCGCCCAGGTGGCGGGCCAGGGCCTGCGACTCGGCATAGAGCTGCAGGGCGTGGGCTCCGTCGGAGAGCACCGCGTAGCAACTGCCTAGCGTGGCTAAGCTGTGCATCAGGCCGCGCTGGTCCTGCAACTGCTGGGCCAGAGCCACGGCCTGCTCGCCGTAGCGCCGGGCCGTATCGGGCATAATATCGTGAAGGGCGTAGCTAAGCGAATCAAGCTCTCGTACCCGCTGGGGTGAGGCTGGCCGGCTGCGCCAGCGGTTCTTCGGGCTAGCCGTACCGACGGGCGCCTGAGCCCAAAGTAGTTGACCAGCAGCAAACAGGAGCAGCAAGCACAGGAAAAAACGCCGCATTAGGTCAGGCAATAGAAGAAAGTCCGTAAAGATAGGGCTTCTCAGCGTACTGTTGACCTTGCAGATAGTACTTTTTCAGGAAGGTGGCTAGGATGCCTGCTCCCGGCCGCCTGCTTACAAAAAGCAGAACCAGTGTTGCCGGGGCTCCAGGTGGGAGTTGCGCAAAAATTCGGCTACCGGGCCCAAGTTGGTAAGCAGAGACGTAAGCGTAAGCACCTGCCCCGAGGCCAGATGGAGGCGCAGGAAGTTGTAATTGCTCCAGAAAAAGCGCGGTGAGCGGCACGTCACATACTCCACCCGCACCAGGTCGCGCTGGGCGAAGCGGACGAGCTGCCGGTCCTCGTACACCTCCAGCTTGTTCTGCTTCGGGTCGAAAACCAGCGTCGTGTGAAGGTTATGGGCGTAATATTGGGCGTGCAGGATGAGGGCCGGTACGGAAAAGCCGAGAATCACGGCCGCCAGGGCCGTGAGCAGTACCAGCTCGTAGGCACTCAGCGTGCCCAGATATAGAAACGAAATCAGGAAGGGCAGGCCTACGCTCATGCACAGCAGGGGCCAAAACAGCAAGTAGAGCTGCCGCAGAAACGTGGGCCGGTACACCCGGCTGGCCTTGGTAAAAAAGCCGGTGATAAAGCGCAACCCAAACACGATGGCGCACACCGCCACCGTGAATTCGAGCAAGGGCCGCAGAAAAGGAAACAGCTTCACCTTCTACTTGACCTCAATCCAGGGTTCCCCGGCCACGTGGGGGCGCAGGCTGCCGAATGATTCGAGCTGCAAGCCGTACTGCTCGAACACGGCCTGAACC
Above is a genomic segment from Hymenobacter cellulosivorans containing:
- a CDS encoding ATP-binding protein gives rise to the protein MLLLFAAGQLLWAQAPVGTASPKNRWRSRPASPQRVRELDSLSYALHDIMPDTARRYGEQAVALAQQLQDQRGLMHSLATLGSCYAVLSDGAHALQLYAESQALARHLGDADGLVRSHTTMAAVHHERSDTASAWQHYRHALRLAGHKGVQPATLLTLYGNLSSLFFHLGQDARALRYTDMALELARRTGNRMNESIYLANLGTYHFYGQRYALAEKLIRQSLALTQQAHQPRYEAGDLALLSMVLLETGRTPEAAALARLSLRQARLGQSKERVLDAYNMLAEVTARQRQYQQAYQWQQHYAALNDSLNNGRRLATLTALQSRYDSEDREKQIQLLTQQAELQQLRNRELWGVITALVLGLLGAGLLYWQLRRSRAALAANNVVLQETTAELRQMAASKDRLYAIVAHDLRGPVTSFVGVTELIGFYLKRKDEEGLQRLPALVRQSAQSLNNLLDNLLNWAVSQTGELAYRPEQLDVAELFAENQQLYQTTAEAKQISLEAVHPAGLTLWADHNMTRTILRNLVGNALKFTPPGGTVQFAAAKAGANVLLTVTDSGRGMPANLVTELLSSGPIQASTTLLGSRTGTGLGLLLCKAFVQRHGGTLDIRSTPDGGTSVLVGLPAARG